Genomic window (Enterobacteriaceae bacterium 4M9):
AACACGGTGATTTGAAAGAAAACGCTGAATATCACGCCGCACGCGAACAGCAGGGCTTCTGTGAAGGGCGAATCAAGGATATCGAAGGTAAACTTTCCAACGCGCAGGTCATTGATGTGACCAAACTGCCCAACAATGGCCGCGTTATCTTTGGTGCGACGGTTAAGATTTTAAATCTTGATAGTGAAGAAGAACAAACCTATCGCATCGTGGGCGATGATGAAGCGGATATTAAACAAAATCTGCTTTCTGTGAACTCGCCCATCGCACGTGGTCTGGTGGGTAAAGAAGTGGACGATGTAGTCGTGATTAAAACGCCTGGCGGCGAAGTGGAATACGAAATTGTTAGCGTCGAGTATCTCTGATTTGCGTTTTTTTGCTGCCAGAAACGTTTTGTAAAGATAAGAAAAAGGCCGCATAGCGGCCTTTTAACAGCCCGGAGCGCATGGCATGTTGCATGCACTTCGGCAAGAATACGCTGTCGCAGGCGGTCCGAAGCCCGCCTGAAAGGGTTTTCTTAGCGAGGAAGCGAGATTTTACGCTCTTCACCAGGACGGTAGAGTACGAGCGTTTTACCGATGACCTGGACATTACAGGCACCGGTTTCCCGCACGATGGCATCCACGATCAGGGCTTTAGTTTCGCGGTCTTCCGCGGCGATTTTCACCTTGATTAACTCATGGTGCACAAGCGCTTGTTCAATCTCGGCCAGTACCCCTTCGGTCAAACCATTTCCGCCAAGCATGACGACCGGCTTAAGCGGATGTGCCAGACCTTTGAGGTGCTGTTTTTGTTTAGTACTCAGATTCATCGTATATTTTTGCTTACGTTGGGATTGAAAACGGTTCATTCTACCGCCATCTCCCTACTATAGCCAAGGCGGCATGCTTTCTTTACGCTGTGGCCTGCGATGAACCCGGATGGAATGTGAAATGACAGGTAAAAAGCGTTCTGCCAGCTCCAGTCGCTGGCTTCAGGAACACTTTAGCGATAAATATGTTCAGCAGGCACAGAAAAAAGGGCTCCGCTCTCGTGCCTGGTTTAAACTTGATGAAATACAGCAAAGTGACAAGCTTTTTAAGCCTGGAATGACCGTTGTTGATCTTGGTGCTGCACCCGGTGGATGGTCGCAGTATGTGGTAAGCCAGATTGGCGGGAACGGCCGTATTATCGCATGCGATCTTTTGCCTATGGATCCCATCGTCGGTGTGGATTTCCTTCAGGGCGATTTTCGTGATGAATTAGTCATGAAGGCGCTGCTGGAACGCGTCGGTGAAAGCAAGGTGCAGGTTGTCATGTCAGATATGGCTCCGAATATGAGCGGGCAGCCCGCGGTGGATATCCCGCGAGCCATGTATCTGGTCGAGCTGGCGCTCGAAATGTGTCGTGACGTACTGGCGCCGGGTGGCAGTTTTTTAGTGAAGGTGTTTCAGGGCGAAGGTTTCGATGAATACCTGCGGGAAATTCGCTCCCTGTTTACGAAGGTCAAAGTTCGTAAACCGGACTCTTCGCGTGCGCGTTCACGTGAAGTGTATATTGTAGCGACCGGGCGTAAACTATAACCAATGGACATCATGCAGCCTGCTCTGGCCGCTTGAAAGAAGATGGGGATATAGTATCCTGACGCTGTTTTTAACACAGTTGTAATATGAGGTTAATCCCTTGAGTGACATGGCGAAAAACCTAATACTCTGGCTGGTCATCGCAGTTGTGCTGATGACGGTGTTTCAGAGCTTTGGGCCCAGCGAGTCAAATGGCCGTAGGGTGGATTACTCTACCTTCCTGCAAGAAGTCAATCAGGACCAGGTTCGCGAAGCGCGTATCAACGGACGTGAAATCAACGTTACCAAGAAAGACAGTAACCGATACACGACTTACATCCCGGTAAACGATCCCAAGTTGCTTGATAACCTTTTGACTAAAAACGTCAAAGTGGTGGGTGAGCCGCCGGAAGAGCCGAGCCTGTTGGCCTCTATCTTCATTTCCTGGTTCCCGATGCTGCTGTTGATTGGGGTCTGGATTTTCTTTATGCGCCAGATGCAGGGCGGCGGTGGCAAAGGTGCCATGTCGTTTGGTAAAAGTAAGGCGCGCATGCTGACTGAAGACCAGATTAAGACCACTTTTGCTGATGTTGCAGGCTGTGACGAAGCGAAAGAAGAAGTGGCCGAGCTGGTTGAATACCTGCGTGAGCCGAGCCGCTTCCAGAAGCTGGGCGGTAAAATTCCTAAAGGCGTGCTGATGGTCGGTCCTCCGGGTACCGGTAAAACGTTGCTGGCAAAAGCCATTGCAGGTGAAGCCAAAGTACCGTTCTTTACCATCTCCGGTTCTGACTTCGTTGAAATGTTCGTGGGTGTGGGCGCGTCCCGCGTGCGCGACATGTTCGAGCAGGCCAAGAAGGCTGCGCCTTGCATCATCTTTATCGATGAAATCGACGCCGTGGGCCGCCAGCGTGGCGCGGGCCTTGGCGGCGGTCACGATGAACGTGAGCAGACGCTGAACCAGATGCTGGTTGAGATGGACGGTTTTGAAGGCAATGAAGGCATTATCGTCATTGCCGCGACCAACCGTCCTGACGTACTTGACCCGGCGCTGCTGCGTCCAGGTCGTTTCGACCGTCAGGTTGTGGTAGGTCTGCCGGATGTACGCGGTCGTGAACAGATTCTTAAAGTTCACATGCGCCGCGTGCCGCTGGCACCGGATATCGACGCTGCAATCATCGCGCGCGGTACGCCGGGCTTCTCGGGTGCCGATCTCGCGAACCTGGTGAACGAAGCTGCTTTGTTTGCCGCACGTGGCAACAAGCGCGTGGTATCCATGGTTGAGTTTGAGAAAGCGAAAGATAAAATCATGATGGGTGCGGAACGCCGCTCTATGGTGATGACGGAAGCGCAGAAAGAATCGACCGCTTACCATGAAGCAGGCCATGCGATTATCGGGCGTATCGTACCGGAGCACGATCCGGTGCACAAAGTGACGATTATTCCGCGCGGTCGTGCGCTGGGTGTGACCTTCTTCCTGCCTGAAGGCGACGCGATTAGCGCCAGCCGTCAGAAGCTGGAAAGCCAGATCTCGACGCTGTACGGCGGCCGTCTGGCAGAAGAGATAATCTACGGCGTTGAGCATGTGTCTACCGGTGCGTCAAACGACATTAAAGTAGCGACCAACCTTGCGCGTAACATGGTGACCCAGTGGGGCTTCTCTGAGAAGCTGGGACCGCTTTTGTACGCGGAAGAAGAAGGCGAAGTATTCCTCGGTCGCAGCGTGGCGAAAGCCAAGCATATGTCTGATGAAACGGCCCGCATCATCGATCAGGAAGTGAAGCTGTTGATTGAGCGTAACTACGATCGCGCTCGTCAGATCCTGAACGACAACATGGATATTTTGCACTCCATGAAAGATGCGCTGATGAAGTATGAAACCATCGATGCCCCGCAGATTGATGATTTGATGGCGCGCCGCGAAGTGCGTCCGCCAGCTGGCTGGGAAGATCCCGCTTCATCAAACAACTCTGACGATAACGGCAAGCCGCAGGCGCCGCGTCCGGTTGATGAACCGCGTACGCCAAACCCGGGCAACACCATGTCCGAACAGTTGGGCGATAAATAAGTCATCTGATGACAGCGTTAATAACCAAACCCCGGGCTATCCCGGGGTTTTTGTTTTTATCTCAACCCGGCATACTTTATGAGGCCGCCCACAGCGCACCCGGCCTCATATTCATCTTCGCGAATCATTACAAGGAATCTTGATGAAACTCTCTGCCCAGGGCTCCATTCTGGACCTGTCCCATCCGCATGTGATGGGCATTCTCAACGTCACGCCAGACTCGTTTTCCGATGGCGGCAGGCATAATCAACTCATTGATGCTGTGCGCCACGCTAATGAGATGATCAACGCCGGGGCAACCATCATTGACGTGGGAGGAGAGTCAACGCGACCGGGCGCAGATGAAGTGAGCACTCAGGAAGAACTGGAGCGCGTGATTCCCGTCGTAGAAGCACTTTCGCAACGCTTTGAGATCTGGATTTCCGTTGATACCTCCAAAGCCGAGGTGATTCGGGAAAGTGCACGTGCCGGGGCGCACATCATCAACGATATCCGCTCACTCAGCGAGCCTGGCGCGCTGGAGGCTGCGGCCGCCACCGGACTGCCGGTGTGCCTGATGCATATGCAGGGTGAGCCACGGACCATGCAGCAGGCACCGCACTATGAGGATGTGTTTGCTGAGGTAGAACGCTACTTTATTGAGCAGATCGGGCGCTGTGAGGCCGCTGGCATCGCAAAAGATAAATTGTTGCTCGACCCCGGATTCGGTTTCGGTAAGAATCTGGCTCATAATTATGAGCTTCTTGCCCGACTTTCAGCGTTCCACCGTTTTGGCTTGCCTTTGCTGGTGGGAATGTCGCGTAAATCTATGGTCGGCCAGCTGTTGAACGTCGGGCCAAACCAGCGTTTGAGCGGCAGCCTTGCTTGCGCGGTCATTGCGGCAATGCAGGGTGCGCAAATTATCCGCGTACACGATGTCAAAGAAACGGTAGAAGCGATACGCGTGGTAGAGGCCACACTTTCTGCGAAGGAAAATAAACGCTATGAGTAACCATAAATATTTCGGCACTGACGGTATTCGCGGGCGCGTTGGCGACTCCCCGATAACCCCCGACTTTGTTCTGAAGCTGGGCTGGGCCGCAGGGAAGGTGCTGGCTCGTCACGGTTCACGCAAGGTGATTATCGGTAAAGACACCCGCATTTCAGGCTATATGCTGGAATCTGCGCTGGAAGCAGGGCTTGCGGCGGCAGGTTTGTCTGCCTCGTTTACCGGTCCCATGCCAACGCCTGCGGTCGCCTACCTGACCCGCGCTTTTCGTGCTGAGGCGGGTATTGTGATTTCAGCCTCACATAACCCGTTCTACGATAACGGCATTAAATTTTTCTCAATCGACGGCACTAAGCTGCCGGATTCTGTAGAAGATGCCATTGAAGCTGAGCTTGAAAAAGACATTAGCTGCGTGGATTCCTCTCAGCTGGGTAAAGCCAGCCGCATTGTGGATGCCGCGGGCCGCTATATTGAATTCTGTAAAGGCACGTTCCCGAACGAGTTGAGCCTCAACAAACTGAAAATTGTTGTCGACTGCGCTAACGGTGCGACTTACCACATCGCGCCGAATGTCCTGCGCGAGCTGGGTGCACAGGTTATTGCTATTGGCTGTGAGCCAAACGGCGTTAACATCAACGATAAATGTGGTGCAACGGATGTTGGGCTTCTTCAGGAGCGTGTGCTGGCAGAGAAGGCTGATCTCGGTATTGCGTTTGATGGCGACGGCGACCGCGTGATGATGGTTGACCACGAAGGGAATAAAGTCGATGGCGACCAGATTCTCTACATCATCGCCCGCGAAGGTCTGCGCCAGGGGCAGCTGCGCGGTGGTGCAGTGGGTACGCTGATGAGCAATATGGGCCTGGAGCTGGCGCTCAAGCAGCTGGGTATTCCGTTTGAACGTGCAAAAGTGGGTGACCGCTATGTGCTGGAGAAAATGCAGGAGAAAGGCTGGCGCATTGGTGCTGAAAACTCCGGTCACGTAATTCTGCTTGATAAAACCACGACCGGCGACGGCATTGTGGCGGGATTACAGGTTCTGAGCGCAATGGCGCGTAACGATATGAGCCTCCAGGACCTGTGTAGCGGTATGACGTTGTTCCCGCAGGTGCTGGTCAACGTGCGCTTTACCGCAGGTAGTGACGATCCGCTGCAATCCGACGCGGTGAAGCAGGCCACTGCCGCGGTGGAAGCGGAGCTTGGCAAGCGTGGTCGCGTGCTGCTGCGTAAATCCGGCACCGAGCCGCTGATTCGCGTCATGGTGGAAGGCGAAGACGAAGCACAGGTCATTGCCTTTGCTAACCGTATTGCCGATGCAGTAAAATCAGTCTGATAATTTTCCGGCGCAAATGGTGAAAAAGGCGGCATTGCCGCCTTTTCTTTCATCAACTTCCGGCGGAAATGGTGTTTTTTTCCGCAATCGATACGAAGCGAATAAATTGCCCTTGCACAGGGCAACACCTTTGGATAGTATTCAGACCCGCTTCAGTGGGGAACAGAAATACTCTTCACTATTGCTTGGTGGAAGCACAGGTCGCGGTAATACCGCAAGGAACAGGTCGATTATGTACGAAGCTCTTTTAGTTATTTTCCTTATTGTAGCAGTGGCGCTTGTAGCCCTGATCATGCTGCAGCAAGGTAAAGGCGCTGACATGGGAGCATCCTTCGGCGCAGGCGCATCAGCCACGCTGTTTGGTTCCAGCGGTTCCGGGAACTTCATGACCCGTGCCACTGCGATTCTGGCGACACTGTTCTTTATCATCAGCCTCGTGCTGGGTAACCTGAACAGCAACAAAACCAGCAAAGGAAGCGAGTGGGATAATCTGACTCAGCCTAAAACTGAACAGACTCAGCAGACGGCGCCGACTCAGCCGACCAGCGACATCCCGCAGTAAGACGTAAGAGTCAACTTCAGTCCGGCACAGGCTTGTCGGACGTCGTAAAAAGTGCCGAGGTGGTGGAATTGGTAGACACGCTACCTTGAGGTGGTAGTGCCCAATAGGGCTTACGGGTTCAAGTCCCGTCCTCGGTACCAAATCCCGGTAAAATTTGCATTTTTACCAACGTAGGTGTACGATACGCCACGTTTCTGACGCGGGGTGGAGCAGCCTGGTAGCTCGTCGGGCTCATAACCCGAAGGTCGTCGGTTCAAATCCGGCCCCCGCAACCACTTTCCCTGAGAGTTCATTTTCAAATATACTGTGAAGACCGGTATTCTGGCGTCACATGGGAATTTGAAAAAAATTCTCCTGGAAGGTATACAGGGTTCAGTTATATAACGCCCCGATTTATCGGGGTTTTTTGTTATCTGACGTGAGAATAACTGGGCTTTTGGCCCTTTTTTTATGTCCTGGGGGTGGATTTGTCCACATTAGAGCAGAAATTAACAGAGCTGATGACAGCGCCCGTTGAAGCGCTGGGCTACGAACTGGTCGGTATCGAATTCGTTCGGGGTCGCACATCGACGCTGCGCATCTATATTGATAGTGAAGATGGCATCAACGTTGACGATTGCGCTGACGTTAGCCACCAGGTTAGCGCAGTCCTGGATGTCGAAGATCCTATCTCTGTCGCTTATAACCTGGAAGTTTCCTCACCTGGCCTCGAACGTCCGCTGTTCAGTGCCGCGCACTACACCCGCTTCATCGGCGAAGAGGTAAGCCTCGTACTGCGAATGGCGGTTCAGAACCGTCGTAAATGGCAGGGCGTGATTAAAGCCGTTGACGGTGAAATGATAACCGTGGCGGTTGAAGGCAAAGATGAAGTGTTCGCGCTGAGCAATATTCAGAAGGCGAATCTGGTACCCCACTTTTAACAGTCTGGATTGAGGCCAAGCCCCCGATGAACAAAGAAATTTTGGCTGTTGTTGAAGCAGTTTCTAACGAAAAAGCGGTGCCGCGCGAAAAGATTTTTGAAGCGCTGGAAAGTGCTCTGGCGACGGCAACCAAGAAAAAATACGAGCAGGAAATCGACGTTCGCGTCAGCATTGACCGCAAAAGCGGTGACTTTGACACCTTCCGTCGCTGGTTGATTGTTGAAGAAGTGACCCTGCCGACCCGCGAAATCACCCTCGAAGCCGCGCAGTTTGAAGACCCGAACCTGGGTCTTGGCGATTTTGTTGAAGATCAGATTGAGTCGGTCACCTTTGACCGCATCACCACCCAGACGGCAAAACAGGTTATCGTGCAGAAAGTACGTGAAGCCGAACGTGCAATGGTGGTCGATCAGTTCCGCGATCGTGAAGGTGAAATCATCACCGGTGTGGTGAAGAAAGTTAACCGCGATAACATTACGCTGGATCTTGGCAGTAATGCTGAAGCGGTTATCCTGCGTGAAGACATGCTGCCGCGTGAAAACTTCCGCCCAGGCGACCGTATCCGCGGTGTGCTGTATGCTGTACGCCCTGAAGCACGAGGTGCACAGCTGTTTGTTACCCGTTCCAAGCCGGAGATGCTGATTGAACTGTTCCGCATCGAAGTGCCGGAAATCGGGGAAGAGGTTATCGAGATCAAAGCTGCCGCCCGCGATCCGGGTTCACGCGCCAAGATTGCTGTGAAAACCAACGACAAGCGCATTGACCCAGTCGGTGCCTGTGTGGGTATGCGCGGTGCGCGTGTTCAGGCCGTTTCGACGGAGCTGGGTGGTGAGCGTATCGACATCGTTCTGTGGGACGATAACCCGGCGCAGTTTGTCATCAACGCGATGGCACCAGCGGACGTGGCGTCTATCGTGGTTGACGAAGATAAACACACGATGGATATCGCGGTAGAAGCGGGCAATCTGGCTCAGGCTATCGGTCGTAACGGCCAGAACGTGCGACTGGCGTCTCAGCTGAGCGGCTGGGAGCTTAACGTGATGACCGTTGACGATCTGCAGGAAAAACACCAGGCAGAGACGCACGCGGCGATTGATACCTTTACTAAGTATCTCGATATTGACGAAGACTTCGCCACGGTTCTGGTAGAAGAAGGCTTCTCCACGCTCGAAGAACTGGCCTATGTGCCAATGAAAGAGCTGCTGGAAATTGACGGCCTTGATGAACCGACTGTGGAAGCATTACGCGATCGTGCCAAGAACGCGCTGACTACGCTGGCCCTGGCCCAGGAAGAGAGCCTTGGCGATAACAAGCCACAGGATGACCTGCTTAACCTGGAAGGGATGGATCGTGCCCTGGCCTTTAAACTGGCCGCACAGGGTGTCTGCTCGCTGGAAGATTTGGCTGAGCAGGGCGTTGATGACCTGTCTGATATTGAAGGTCTTACCGACGCGCAGGCGGGCGAACTTATTATGGCTGCCCGCAACATTTGCTGGTTCGGCGACGACGCGTAATCAACTGTAGCAGGAAGGAACAGCATGACTGATGTAACCGTAAAAGCGCTGGCCGCCGAGATTCAGACTTCCGTGGATCGCCTGGTACAGCAATTCGCTGATGCAGGCATCCCGAAAGGGGCTGATGACTCTGTCACAGCGCAAGAGAAACAAACACTGCTTACGCACCTGAACCGTGAACATGGTTCAGGTCCGGATAAGCTAACGTTGCAGCGCAAAACGCGCAGCACCTTAAACATTCCTGGTACCGGCGGCAAAAGCAAGTCGGTGCAGATTGAAGTCCGCAAAAAACGCACCTTTGTGAAACGTGATCCGCTTGAGGCTGAGCGTCTCGCCGCGGAAGAACAGGCGAAGCGTGACGCGGAAGAGAAGGCCCAACGCGAAGCAGAAGAAGCTGCTAAACGCGAGGCTGCAGAGAAAGCCCAGCGTCAAGCTGAAGAACAAGCCAAGCGTGAAGCCGCTGATAAAGCCAAGCGCGAGGCTGCGGAAAAAGACAAAGTGAGCAATCAACAAACTGATGTAGAAAACAAAGCGGTGCAGGCTGACAAGGCTCGCCGTGAAGCAGATGCGGCTGAACTGAAGCGTAAAGCGGAAGAAGAAGCGCGTCGTAAGCTCGAAGAAGAAGCGCGTCGTGTGGCTGAAGAAGCACGTCGTATGGCTGAAGCTGGCGGCCCTGAATGGGTGAAACCGGCCGAAGAAGAAGACAACAGCGACTACCACGTTACGACTTCTCAGCATGCCCGTCAGGCAGAAGATGAGAACGATCGTGAAGTGGAAGGTGGCCGTGGTCGTGGCCGTACTGCGAAAGCCCCGCGTCCGAAGAAAGGCAACAAGCATTCCGAAACCAAAGCTGACCGTGAAGAAGCCCGTGCGGCCGTACGCGGCGGCAAAGGTGGCAAAAACCGTCGCGGCAGTACCCTGCAGCAGGGCTTCCAGAAGCCGGCTCAGGCGGTCAACCGTGACGTTATGATTGGCGAAACCATCACCGTTGCCGAACTGGCGAACAAAATGGCGGTAAAAGGTTCCCAGGTCATCAAAGCGATGATGAAAATGGGCGCTATGGCCACCATCAACCAGGTGATCGACCAGGAAACCGCGCAACTGGTTGCCGAAGAAATGGGTCACAAGGTTATCCTGCGTCGTGAAAACGAGCTGGAAGAGGCGGTAATGAGTGACCGTGAT
Coding sequences:
- the glmM gene encoding phosphoglucosamine mutase; translation: MSNHKYFGTDGIRGRVGDSPITPDFVLKLGWAAGKVLARHGSRKVIIGKDTRISGYMLESALEAGLAAAGLSASFTGPMPTPAVAYLTRAFRAEAGIVISASHNPFYDNGIKFFSIDGTKLPDSVEDAIEAELEKDISCVDSSQLGKASRIVDAAGRYIEFCKGTFPNELSLNKLKIVVDCANGATYHIAPNVLRELGAQVIAIGCEPNGVNINDKCGATDVGLLQERVLAEKADLGIAFDGDGDRVMMVDHEGNKVDGDQILYIIAREGLRQGQLRGGAVGTLMSNMGLELALKQLGIPFERAKVGDRYVLEKMQEKGWRIGAENSGHVILLDKTTTGDGIVAGLQVLSAMARNDMSLQDLCSGMTLFPQVLVNVRFTAGSDDPLQSDAVKQATAAVEAELGKRGRVLLRKSGTEPLIRVMVEGEDEAQVIAFANRIADAVKSV
- the nusA gene encoding transcription termination/antitermination protein NusA translates to MNKEILAVVEAVSNEKAVPREKIFEALESALATATKKKYEQEIDVRVSIDRKSGDFDTFRRWLIVEEVTLPTREITLEAAQFEDPNLGLGDFVEDQIESVTFDRITTQTAKQVIVQKVREAERAMVVDQFRDREGEIITGVVKKVNRDNITLDLGSNAEAVILREDMLPRENFRPGDRIRGVLYAVRPEARGAQLFVTRSKPEMLIELFRIEVPEIGEEVIEIKAAARDPGSRAKIAVKTNDKRIDPVGACVGMRGARVQAVSTELGGERIDIVLWDDNPAQFVINAMAPADVASIVVDEDKHTMDIAVEAGNLAQAIGRNGQNVRLASQLSGWELNVMTVDDLQEKHQAETHAAIDTFTKYLDIDEDFATVLVEEGFSTLEELAYVPMKELLEIDGLDEPTVEALRDRAKNALTTLALAQEESLGDNKPQDDLLNLEGMDRALAFKLAAQGVCSLEDLAEQGVDDLSDIEGLTDAQAGELIMAARNICWFGDDA
- the greA gene encoding transcription elongation factor GreA, whose amino-acid sequence is MQPIPMTLRGAEKLREELEHLKSVRRPEIIAAIAEAREHGDLKENAEYHAAREQQGFCEGRIKDIEGKLSNAQVIDVTKLPNNGRVIFGATVKILNLDSEEEQTYRIVGDDEADIKQNLLSVNSPIARGLVGKEVDDVVVIKTPGGEVEYEIVSVEYL
- the secG gene encoding preprotein translocase subunit SecG → MYEALLVIFLIVAVALVALIMLQQGKGADMGASFGAGASATLFGSSGSGNFMTRATAILATLFFIISLVLGNLNSNKTSKGSEWDNLTQPKTEQTQQTAPTQPTSDIPQ
- the ftsH gene encoding ATP-dependent zinc metalloprotease FtsH; this encodes MAKNLILWLVIAVVLMTVFQSFGPSESNGRRVDYSTFLQEVNQDQVREARINGREINVTKKDSNRYTTYIPVNDPKLLDNLLTKNVKVVGEPPEEPSLLASIFISWFPMLLLIGVWIFFMRQMQGGGGKGAMSFGKSKARMLTEDQIKTTFADVAGCDEAKEEVAELVEYLREPSRFQKLGGKIPKGVLMVGPPGTGKTLLAKAIAGEAKVPFFTISGSDFVEMFVGVGASRVRDMFEQAKKAAPCIIFIDEIDAVGRQRGAGLGGGHDEREQTLNQMLVEMDGFEGNEGIIVIAATNRPDVLDPALLRPGRFDRQVVVGLPDVRGREQILKVHMRRVPLAPDIDAAIIARGTPGFSGADLANLVNEAALFAARGNKRVVSMVEFEKAKDKIMMGAERRSMVMTEAQKESTAYHEAGHAIIGRIVPEHDPVHKVTIIPRGRALGVTFFLPEGDAISASRQKLESQISTLYGGRLAEEIIYGVEHVSTGASNDIKVATNLARNMVTQWGFSEKLGPLLYAEEEGEVFLGRSVAKAKHMSDETARIIDQEVKLLIERNYDRARQILNDNMDILHSMKDALMKYETIDAPQIDDLMARREVRPPAGWEDPASSNNSDDNGKPQAPRPVDEPRTPNPGNTMSEQLGDK
- the rlmE gene encoding 23S rRNA (uridine(2552)-2'-O)-methyltransferase RlmE; translated protein: MTGKKRSASSSRWLQEHFSDKYVQQAQKKGLRSRAWFKLDEIQQSDKLFKPGMTVVDLGAAPGGWSQYVVSQIGGNGRIIACDLLPMDPIVGVDFLQGDFRDELVMKALLERVGESKVQVVMSDMAPNMSGQPAVDIPRAMYLVELALEMCRDVLAPGGSFLVKVFQGEGFDEYLREIRSLFTKVKVRKPDSSRARSREVYIVATGRKL
- the yhbY gene encoding ribosome assembly RNA-binding protein YhbY, with product MNLSTKQKQHLKGLAHPLKPVVMLGGNGLTEGVLAEIEQALVHHELIKVKIAAEDRETKALIVDAIVRETGACNVQVIGKTLVLYRPGEERKISLPR
- the folP gene encoding dihydropteroate synthase, encoding MKLSAQGSILDLSHPHVMGILNVTPDSFSDGGRHNQLIDAVRHANEMINAGATIIDVGGESTRPGADEVSTQEELERVIPVVEALSQRFEIWISVDTSKAEVIRESARAGAHIINDIRSLSEPGALEAAAATGLPVCLMHMQGEPRTMQQAPHYEDVFAEVERYFIEQIGRCEAAGIAKDKLLLDPGFGFGKNLAHNYELLARLSAFHRFGLPLLVGMSRKSMVGQLLNVGPNQRLSGSLACAVIAAMQGAQIIRVHDVKETVEAIRVVEATLSAKENKRYE
- the rimP gene encoding ribosome maturation factor RimP translates to MSTLEQKLTELMTAPVEALGYELVGIEFVRGRTSTLRIYIDSEDGINVDDCADVSHQVSAVLDVEDPISVAYNLEVSSPGLERPLFSAAHYTRFIGEEVSLVLRMAVQNRRKWQGVIKAVDGEMITVAVEGKDEVFALSNIQKANLVPHF